The following DNA comes from Leishmania mexicana MHOM/GT/2001/U1103 complete genome, chromosome 8.
agcgagtcGTAGCGCGCCGGGTGAATGAGAACGGAGCCGTTGTCAAGGTGCATCTCACGGTTTTCCAGGAGGTTGTTGATCACGGGCAGCACATTGCGCTCCACCCGTGTCAAACCCTCTAGCACCAACAGCTGACCCTCCACGGCCGCCGAGACGGCGCTCTGGTCGTCGTAGATGAGGTTGCCGTTTCGAATCTCGCGACGCTGCTTCAGATCGCTTTCTGTGATGTCGCTGTGGAGGTAAACGACTCGGATCTCGCGGCGAGTGAGGTGGCTGTAAAGCAGCACCAGCCAGCGCATGGCGGGGCCGGGGTCACCGATGAGACACATGTCCTGCCCTAGCTGCTCCTTCTGCGCGATCCAGCGGAGGTATCTCCGCGTGAGCGGGTCCTGCACGGTGAAGAACATGTTCGCCTCCGCCAATCCACCGTCGTTCAAGGAGGGTACGCCGCCGGTGGGGTTCATGGCTCCCGCCTGCGAGTCGACCACAGCCATCGATTGAAGGTACGGCGCGGTGTGATCGACGCCGGGAGTGGCCCAGACCACTCGTTCAGGGTTCACTGCGTAGTCCGGCACCGGAATCACCACATCGCCGATGGTCAGCTGCGTGCTGCATGGCACCCCCACGCTATCCTGTGGCATGGCTGGAGTTCCAGCGCGCCGAACGCCCGCCAATAGGGTTCTtgatgcaccgccgccgccgttgaggCTAAAAAGCGGCTGCGAGGTCTTCAGAGATGAGGATCGATAATGCCGACGTGACCACGCAACGGCAGTGCAGCTGCTAGTAGGCAGAAGGGTAGGCGGGGGCCTAGCCGACTTGAAGCTCGACGATGATGCTAAAGGCGCCGGCAACGGTGTAGAAGATGGGGGGAGCGCTACCAGGATTGCGGATGTGGTAGTCGTGAAAAGGGAGGCCGATAAGGGGCAACAGAACGCATGACCTGGGCctgcagcacggcggtggcagagCATGGAGAccgagacacacgcacacaagagAAAGCGTCGATgacagcagcgtcgtcggcCGGGGCAacgctgcccctcccttgTCTTCTGCTTCGCTGagcttcttctttttcctgATGGAGGACAAAGCaaaggcgaggaggtgcgcgatGAAGAGGCGGCCGTAAACACTTTTCGGATGATGGTGGTGAGCTGAAGAGGCaggtggaggaagaggaagtcGCGCAGATGGCTGAGCGCACTACAATCGGATGGATCTCGTTGCTGTTGGACAGAATCTTTCTTTGCGGATGTCCGTAgatgcacacatgcgtgtgtatgtgtgtgtgtgagagagaggatACGGGTGAGTGGGGAGACggcatagagagagagacagaggagggggaagaatgctgcgcacagacaccttCTCACGAGGGAGTCTTGTCCTTTGTGTCCATTACAACCGCAGCCTCTCACACTCTTCGAACAGTGGCGCCAACCCACCCCGCTCCCCTTACGCTCGCCCATAAGCGAGGTGGGGATcgctgccgtcaccgccCAACCTTACACGCGGCTTGGGTTCTTCTCcgttatttttttttcgggcACTTCGCCCATGACTTCACATGACATTGAATGGTGTAGGGGGAGCttgggagaggagagggggataTCGGCGGCTACGCGCATTGGGTGTCGACCCTCTCCGCTACGCCGCGCCTCTGAGCATGATCATCGGCCaatgtgcgccgccgcctcgagctccgcccttgttgctgctgctctgcctcctcATCCCTCACTCCCTCTGCAAGTGGACCTTGCATGTCGTTGTTTTACATCATTGacagaagagaggggagaagtGCACCGCAGCGTTGATTTTCTCCTCgctcggtggtggcgctccGATAACGCCTCTTTTGCCATCTCTCACCTCCCGCCTCACCTCGCCACGCAGCCAttccccctttcccttctctcctcacccctcccaccgccaccaccacatgCATGTGCATGAACACGATGAGCACGCGCCCAAAAACAGCTGCTCACCTAAAACACGAGAAGGGGCAGGTGTGTGCATGAGCAGCGGCAAAGCAAACGAGAAGTGTCGGCGGAGGACGGGGGGTTgggtggagaagggggagggggtgacaTGAGTGGGCGTCAAGCAGCAATAgcaaagagcgagagagagacgtgtgACGAGCcaacagacgcacacacccacgtaATGTTCGCCCTTTTCCCCCGTTTTCCTGGTGTGGCTTGTGCttcgctcttcctctttctcgCTACTGTTGCTGCCCCagaggagggaggtgtgAAGGGCTCTTTTAGTTCCCCGGCTGCAATGTGCATCCCTCCCGCACAGCTCAGTCTTTCATGTTTGGGGGGAAGGTTGACAGGAttccctcgtcctcctctaTGCACTCGGGCGCATCGGCAGACGAGGCTGCCACCCCCCGCAGAGAAACGCGGTGGAAGAAAGCAGAAGACAACGCTGACGAAAGATCCAAAACAAGCCCATCACCATCAGACGCATCGCttgcacacaggcacacacacacacacacagagcaaGAGCACTGATGTAGCCTACAGTGACTTGAGTGTGGTCCTGTTCTCTTCGCAGAGAGGCTGCCAGCTTCATTTTCGTTTGTTTCTGTACGAAGCATGAGAGATCCCACTCACTCCGTGGCGTTCCGTCCTCCGCTTCGGCTTGTCGCTGCCCCCTCACTTGCGCTCTCGAGCGTCCGCGTTCCTGCCTGCCTGaacacgcgtgtgtgtgcgtgtgcgtgtgggtcaTCATCACAGGTCAGCCAGGCACCCTCTTCCCATCTACCACAGGGTGCAGACAACATGATACACAGTGAAAGGGGGGAAACGTGTGTCGGCGATCGCGGGGCAGCACGGCGGCTAAACGAGGCATCTTCTACACACCCTGACAACACCGTAACAGCGAATCCAGCACGAGCCTCAACTTTAAAGACACTACGCCATGGATGCACTTGTGCGGGTGCACACAGTTTCGTCCTCAGTCCCGAACACCGCCACACCGCCCTgtcctctccttttctcctCCGCACCCCCATCCTCATTCGCCTATAAACGCCGAACCGATCAATAGACATCCGTGCAGGTATTCCTGTCCAAACCTTCCTGGAACTCCAcagccctcctccttgctcaGCTCATGACACAGGGTACCACTCCCGCCACCACTGACAACCTCGCGCGACACAACTGCGGTCCGGCCAACCACCACCCTACAATGCTCCAAAGCCGCCAATCAATCACCCAATAGTCTCTTTTTCTGAACACAAACACAGCAGTACCATCCCATAAAATCCTCAATACACCTGCTCCACCATCACGGCGTTGTGAGCGCGAGCctcgctgctcgtgctcgtgccAGGGGCGGCACTCtcccgcacatgcgcggacACGGGGTATTCACTGAGCAGGCACGCgttcacccccatcaccacgcgcacgtagcCCTGCTCGCCCcagtccccaccccacgaGTTCTTGATCACCCAGTACGGAACCTCACCAGTCATGTCGTAcccgacgagcagcacaccgtgGTTCAGCTGTTTACCAATGCACGCGGTCAGCACGCCGCTCTTGTAGGAcatgaaggagctggcgtCCAGCGCAATCGCGATGGGGCCATTCTTCGCGAGCCACGCAGCCATCGCCTTTTCGCTGCTTCCGATCAACACGTGGCCGTCGATCTGCGCACCGACAACGAGCTCACTGCTGTTCGAGCACTCGGGCACATAGCCGTTGCCGGACACGTAGGGGTAGCTGTCCTCCGTGTACAGGTGCCCGTTCGTGTTTTGCAGCAGCCAGTCGAACGCCTGCAGCATCagcccgccgctgcagccatcGTTCATGTCATCGCAgctcaccagctgctgctccgacaGGCTCACCAGCTCGTGGCCGGCAAGGTACCACTGCCCCTCGATGTTGCCGACCGCCGAGAACGCCCAGCacgacccgcacgcaccctGATCCTTCACCGGCGTCACGGCGCCCTTCTCGCGCCAGTCCACCGCAtcaggcaccgccgacaggtccgcgcgcgccttgcggtagtgctgggcggcgtgccgcttcgccgctgcgaagtacgcggcgccgttcagGTAGCGCGCGGCGAACTCCGCCTCCGACAGGTCGAAGAACTTCGTGATCCCGAACTGCGCGTGGGGGTTCCGCGCCTGGTGctcgcgcatcagctccaGGTTGCGCTCGAAGttcgccagccgctgctgctcctccgccagcgtctcgtACGCGCGCCCGTACGTCCGCTTGAACTCCTcgaacagcgcagcagccggcgtgcccacgtgtatcgcgcgcgcaggtgcgcaggcagccgcaagcaccacgcacacaaccgcaacagcgcagagagcggccctcgacgtcgccatcgcggacgcgggcagcgaggggaacAGAAGGAAGCAATGAAcagagcgaggggagagcaAGTGAAACGCAGAGGCCACGGCCCGAACGCtacggcagtggcgggtatatagagggctgctgctggtggtggcgacgagaGTCTGTGCAGGGCGTCGGGAGCAGTCGACCACGGTGCAGGGCAGGTGGGGACGGGGAgagtgcaagagagggagggacgtcATCACAGGCAACAACGCAGGTGCGGGCAACCTCACACAACAGCGGTGCATccatgcgccgcgcgcacaggggagagggagaggcgcacagcgACGCACGTCACACATCcccggtgcgtgcgctgcgtgccaGCCGCCATCGGGGGAAAAGCGACGGTGCTCGTAAGCCCCCTGGCCTCCATCActccgcacccacacgcgacACTACCTctccggcacgcgcacagggtccatcccactgcagcgcttcgTACATGCCGTCACGGCaatgctgcacacgcgcacgcaccatTCGGTACACGTATACGTATACACATcgtgtacacgtacacatgcgTCTATAGTGTTCCCCTCGACATGCCTTGCTCTGGGGACCGTTGCGCCTCACGCATacgcacggacacgcacacgcacgcacgcacgcgcgcagagaaGAGCCGATGAAGCAAGCACAATCAATAAACAGACCGTggctgcagaggcgggggGCCAACGCGCCCGGAAGGCGTCCCGCACGCAGTGCAGGCATGTGCATGCACGCGAGCGCGGTGCGAACGCAGCGCACCCACAAGCtgcagggaggcggcggaggcgcgcacgcccggCACATGACCCAGCAGCCACGCACCACCGTCAAAGCACAAGCGAAGCACCtcccgagggggaggagaaaacaAAGTAGTGGAAGATATCGCTgaacgcacagcacacaagtGTGCTGAAGAAGCAAGCAAAATACAAAGAGCCAGACGAAGGCAGAATAGCGGGCTCGCGtatacgcgtgtgcgtgtgcgtgcgagagagagggataaCAAGGGAGGCCACGCGAGGGcacgcgaggggagggggaggcgtgaAGCGAGGGCGGGCAGAACAGCCATTCGCGGGGCACCACGACTtgggtggtgccgcagctccgattcacagcgcgcctgctcgtccatTTCCCCCCTAcgctccgccgcacctcgctgcgctgccgcccgcatcgccttcctcttcctctgcctcacatctcgcacgcacgcgcagctgccacggcgggCGCGCACCCAAGGAGGTGCCCACACGCGCCGGGCATCGCTGcgaccaccacacacacgcacacaagggcacacacacctctacGTGTAGTGACAGGTGTTCATGATCGAGCCGAAGAAGTACGGCGAGCACTTACCATCATGAGTCTCGAAGCACAGCCCCCCGCCCACGCAGAATTCGTTCGAGTACGTGCACATCGTCACCTTCTGCGGACTGCACTTGATCATAgaggcgcctcctccaccgttcTTGTGGCACTCGTTCACCTTGATCAGGGTTTTCCTGCACCCTCTCCTGCAGTTCTTATCGAAGCAGATCAcctgctccaccaccacgggtCTGGGTGCGGGCGtctcgctgctcgtgctcgtgccAGGGGCGGCACTCtcccgcacatgcgcggacACGGGGTATTCACTGAGCAGGCACGCgttcacccccatcaccacgcgcacgtagcCCTGCTCGCCCcagtccccaccccacgaGTTCTTGATCACCCAGTACGGAACCTCACCAGTCATGTCGTAcccgacgagcagcacaccgtgGTTCAGCTGTTTACCAATGCACGCGGTCAGCACGCCGCTCTTGTAGGAcatgaaggagctggcgtCCAGCGCAATCGCGATGGGGCCATTCTTCGCGAGCCACGCAGCCATCGCCTTTTCG
Coding sequences within:
- a CDS encoding putative cathepsin L-like protease, which translates into the protein MATSRAALCAVAVVCVVLAAACAPARAIHVGTPAAALFEEFKRTYGRAYETLAEEQQRLANFERNLELMREHQARNPHAQFGITKFFDLSEAEFAARYLNGAAYFAAAKRHAAQHYRKARADLSAVPDAVDWREKGAVTPVKDQGACGSCWAFSAVGNIEGQWYLAGHELVSLSEQQLVSCDDMNDGCSGGLMLQAFDWLLQNTNGHLYTEDSYPYVSGNGYVPECSNSSELVVGAQIDGHVLIGSSEKAMAAWLAKNGPIAIALDASSFMSYKSGVLTACIGKQLNHGVLLVGYDMTGEVPYWVIKNSWGGDWGEQGYVRVVMGVNACLLSEYPVSAHVRESAAPGTSTSSEARAHNAVMVEQVY